In Carya illinoinensis cultivar Pawnee chromosome 9, C.illinoinensisPawnee_v1, whole genome shotgun sequence, the following are encoded in one genomic region:
- the LOC122274965 gene encoding uncharacterized protein LOC122274965, translating to MPQVDLVSACAGGSDRKIACETLADVDHRLEHSDQLEVPPDVPPESFWLSKDAELDWFNQHAFYERKDSSKGNSNSTNLNPNLNPSSNSSSQRYSLNLKSKASIIGLPKPQKSCYVDPKNRRICKTGNMRLFPKRSGSVGKSEAPLVEPSSPKVSCMGRVRSKRDRNRRLRNRQQSSEPVVEKEKMSVKRKTGLFASFRAIFRSGCREKTAHTIAAPRAESPPRKSATIGGRHSIASDIDLSYAESLPRKSVSEIEPPGLGGMKRFASGRKSDGWAGDVA from the coding sequence ATGCCACAAGTTGATCTAGTTTCGGCCTGCGCCGGCGGTTCAGATCGGAAAATCGCCTGCGAAACCCTCGCCGACGTAGATCACCGGCTGGAGCATTCAGATCAACTAGAGGTCCCTCCGGATGTCCCGCCTGAATCGTTCTGGCTCTCCAAAGACGCCGAGCTCGATTGGTTCAACCAGCACGCCTTCTACGAGAGGAAAGATTCGAGCAAAGGAAACTCCAACTCGACGAACTTAAATCCAAATTTGAATCCGAGCTCCAACTCCAGTTCCCAGCGGTATTCTTTGAACTTGAAATCTAAAGCATCGATTATCGGCTTACCGAAGCCTCAGAAGTCTTGTTACGTCGACCCGAAAAACCGTCGGATCTGCAAAACTGGGAACATGCGGTTGTTTCCAAAGAGGTCCGGATCGGTCGGAAAATCGGAGGCTCCACTGGTTGAACCATCTTCTCCAAAGGTCTCATGTATGGGAAGGGTGAGATCGAAGAGAGACCGTAATCGCAGATTGAGGAATCGGCAGCAATCCTCTGAACCGGtcgtggaaaaagaaaaaatgtctGTGAAACGGAAGACCGGGTTGTTCGCCAGTTTTCGGGCTATTTTTCGGTCCGGTTGCAGAGAAAAGACAGCTCATACAATCGCCGCGCCACGGGCTGAATCGCCGCCGAGAAAGAGCGCGACAATTGGAGGGCGTCATAGTATCGCGTCCGATATCGACTTGTCGTATGCAGAGTCGCTTCCGAGAAAAAGCGTTTCGGAGATTGAACCGCCAGGTTTGGGTGGAATGAAGCGGTTCGCATCTGGAAGGAAGTCCGACGGGTGGGCCGGAGATGTGGCTTGA
- the LOC122275892 gene encoding uncharacterized protein LOC122275892, producing MDRYSSSQVWNLEQLSLMTLLTINCWRGTTKHVSTTLLSCRSSTFNGGELLHLYGVQKVLPAKLFNGFRLNTRAFASRNSVRKSRRDVQPPKSEADNTPTSVQVDSMVSSSENSAAQSSSIIPSRSTVLQACTVTSGLIAALGIIIRQL from the exons ATGGATAGATATTCAAGTTCTCAAGTTTGGAATTTGGAGCAGTTATCTTTGATGACTTTGCTCACTATAAACTGTTGGAGAGGCACAACAAAGCACGTCTCTACAACCCTCTTATCTTGTCGAAGTTCTACCTTCAATG GTGGGGAGCTCCTTCATCTTTATGGTGTGCAAAAGGTTCTACCTGCTAAATTGTTCAAC GGTTTTAGACTAAACACAAGGGCTTTTGCTAGTCGGAATTCGGTGAGGAAATCAAGAAGAGATGTACAACCACCAAAAAGTGAAGCAGATAACACTCCCACAAGTGTTCAAGTTGACAGCATGGTTTCCTCTTCCGAAAATtcagctgcacagagttcttcAATAATTCCTTCCAGAAGTACTGTGCTTCAGGCATGCACTGTCACTTCCGGATTAATAGCAGCTCTGGGTATTATAATTCGTCAGCTCTGA